A single window of Pontibacillus chungwhensis DNA harbors:
- the sigI gene encoding RNA polymerase sigma factor SigI yields MIRRLWKKEKDGSLEEQVALVQEGDEEVQNHLIKKYQPFIAKSVSEVCKRYIDPTKDDEFSIGLMAFNEAMHSYSPDKGSSFLSFAKLVVKRKVIDYIRYDQNNPVVASLDQEYEDDEQMENPQEVKAAKERYQTETESWYRRIEIQDFSEKLKEYKLSFQELTEVAPKHRDARESAIHVARTVYHHEEMRAFVLEKRKLPMKQLINEVEVSKKTLERNRKFVLAIFIILNEDYVYLKDYIKGVGL; encoded by the coding sequence TTGATCAGACGTCTGTGGAAAAAGGAAAAGGATGGTTCACTTGAAGAACAAGTAGCACTTGTTCAGGAAGGTGACGAGGAAGTTCAAAACCATCTTATTAAAAAATATCAACCTTTTATCGCCAAAAGTGTATCTGAAGTTTGTAAACGATATATAGATCCAACGAAAGATGATGAATTCAGTATTGGTTTAATGGCCTTTAATGAGGCAATGCATTCGTATTCTCCTGATAAAGGCAGTTCCTTTCTTTCTTTTGCCAAACTTGTAGTGAAACGAAAGGTCATCGATTATATTCGCTATGATCAAAATAACCCTGTTGTGGCGTCTTTAGATCAGGAATATGAAGATGATGAGCAGATGGAAAACCCTCAGGAGGTAAAAGCTGCAAAGGAACGTTACCAAACTGAAACGGAAAGCTGGTACCGTCGCATTGAGATTCAAGATTTCAGTGAAAAACTGAAAGAGTACAAATTGTCATTTCAAGAACTAACAGAGGTGGCCCCTAAACACCGGGATGCTCGTGAATCTGCTATTCATGTAGCACGTACGGTCTACCACCATGAAGAAATGAGAGCCTTTGTGCTAGAGAAGCGAAAGCTCCCTATGAAACAACTGATCAATGAAGTGGAAGTCAGTAAGAAGACACTAGAACGGAACCGTAAGTTTGTTTTAGCCATTTTCATCATTTTGAATGAGGATTACGTATATTTAAAAGATTATATCAAGGGGGTGGGCCTGTGA
- a CDS encoding anti-sigma factor domain-containing protein has translation MKKGVVMEQHRRYTIVMTSEGTFYKAKAIQSSMPGDEVSFEPLPERKGFGSLFPNTLKPNVRFVAMVAALLIAILPLYSWIDSNRAYAYVNIEMNPSIEMKVNDKMKVIEMMPLNDDASIIVEKITDWKNKAVEKVTITVIETGKEIGLINENKSVMIGVSHESTVRQEEDVLQTIDRYLQSHSVSGMNIATFAVPKSIREKAESDGKSMNETLAESYQLSRAGNVVSGKTNQMSENEAEAFNNFYNKAQVEAPDSSSDEEAPQEKKPEPSSKDEKQQENEQPKESSEPQTKKDIQPSSPSTNPVNPAGKEKGWAKQGKEKEDPPGQSRGLPSGLSSKQQEIIQHLPPGLQKKVQSYDNWNELPPGIQKQILSIYQSLNDYEQELKKNKPQGNGKEKEHQKQKHWNKEKNDKKYQDHKHDKHKDKKHRDDKHKEKKHKHDD, from the coding sequence GTGAAAAAAGGGGTTGTCATGGAACAACACCGACGATATACCATCGTAATGACGAGTGAAGGAACCTTTTACAAAGCCAAAGCGATTCAGTCTTCAATGCCTGGAGATGAAGTATCATTTGAACCGTTACCAGAACGGAAAGGATTCGGGTCGTTATTTCCGAATACCTTAAAGCCAAATGTCCGATTTGTCGCCATGGTTGCAGCTCTCTTGATTGCTATCCTTCCTCTTTATTCTTGGATTGATTCAAATCGAGCATATGCTTATGTCAATATTGAGATGAATCCAAGCATTGAGATGAAGGTTAACGACAAGATGAAAGTGATTGAAATGATGCCGCTTAACGATGATGCAAGTATAATCGTTGAGAAAATCACGGACTGGAAGAACAAAGCTGTTGAAAAGGTAACGATTACCGTCATAGAAACAGGCAAAGAGATTGGTCTTATAAATGAAAATAAGAGTGTCATGATTGGAGTCAGTCATGAAAGTACGGTTCGACAAGAGGAAGACGTTCTTCAAACGATCGATCGCTACTTACAGAGTCATTCGGTGAGTGGGATGAATATTGCGACGTTCGCTGTTCCGAAATCTATCCGCGAAAAGGCGGAAAGTGATGGAAAATCAATGAATGAAACGCTGGCAGAGTCCTATCAATTATCACGGGCTGGTAATGTAGTAAGCGGTAAGACGAATCAGATGTCCGAGAATGAAGCAGAGGCTTTCAATAACTTTTATAATAAAGCGCAAGTAGAAGCCCCTGATTCATCATCTGATGAAGAGGCACCTCAAGAAAAGAAACCGGAACCTTCCTCAAAAGATGAAAAGCAACAAGAGAATGAACAACCAAAAGAGTCATCAGAGCCACAAACAAAAAAAGACATTCAACCATCGTCTCCATCCACGAACCCAGTAAATCCCGCGGGTAAGGAGAAAGGATGGGCGAAACAAGGCAAAGAAAAGGAAGATCCACCGGGGCAAAGCCGGGGTCTTCCTTCTGGTCTATCTTCAAAACAACAAGAAATTATTCAACACTTACCACCTGGCTTACAGAAAAAAGTTCAATCCTATGACAACTGGAATGAACTGCCGCCTGGTATACAGAAACAAATTCTGTCTATCTACCAGTCATTGAACGATTACGAACAAGAGCTTAAAAAGAACAAACCACAGGGGAACGGAAAAGAGAAAGAGCACCAAAAGCAAAAACATTGGAATAAAGAAAAGAATGACAAGAAATATCAAGATCATAAACATGATAAGCATAAAGATAAGAAACATCGTGATGACAAACACAAAGAAAAGAAACACAAGCATGATGATTGA
- a CDS encoding DUF1499 domain-containing protein yields the protein MSQSNLGVKDGKLAECPSSPNCVSTQAEDASKKMEPLPFKGTREETKDTLKNILNEYGRVSIEEETEDYIHATFKTKIMRFTDDVEFYLDDNAEVVHFRSASRVGYSDLGKNRSRMEEIRTLYNK from the coding sequence TTGTCTCAATCAAACCTAGGAGTAAAAGACGGAAAATTAGCAGAGTGCCCATCTTCCCCGAACTGTGTTTCAACTCAAGCCGAAGATGCTTCGAAAAAGATGGAGCCTCTGCCCTTTAAAGGAACGCGTGAAGAAACGAAAGATACATTAAAGAACATTCTAAATGAGTATGGCCGTGTTTCTATTGAAGAAGAAACAGAGGATTATATTCATGCCACATTTAAAACGAAAATTATGCGCTTTACAGATGATGTCGAGTTTTATCTTGATGACAATGCTGAGGTTGTTCATTTTCGTTCCGCTTCTCGTGTGGGGTATTCCGACTTAGGCAAAAATCGGTCTCGCATGGAGGAAATTCGGACGTTATATAACAAGTGA
- a CDS encoding DUF6583 family protein has protein sequence MSNHQQAKKGMNKWLVTLLTIVVIGALGATAYGMLKDSNPMTMYMKAQKNTMEDQFERMEDYTGSYKEIYDRQLEEAYETKGSVTMDLNVKGDQIQQSFPQMGMIQGIISTLKVEYNSKIDPESKETFASADLTMQGNSIANGSFYQNENTAAVQAPFVYDKYFALGNDELGAFLERMGESSEGINELPNFAEYSQTQLSFEEVEEIMQDYVVTIGKQLKEEQFSLNEGATYEGEKYDKVTVEISEEEAHEMLVAVLEELKQDERIWDILDQQSALQQGVNSVSNEDMKADIDEAIENVDSIKIPGGITIEAYLKDDLVAHQTWNMSLQPEDAEKVAMEISTDYVKEDEDRYTSSADMTFTPENEEGSVSVSYKEDGKPNKDGLHVDHTIGVNSEIPSETFTMDLILNSDFTEQGSKTDFNVELSGDALGEQPMPNISGFVNMETTEEDDDSYNRKVDYGLNFSMDDPMMGEMAADVELNVDQNISFSDDLSFPELKDGNTVRVMDQSDQELEQIAQDIQRNFQQHIGSLLGGFGGLGGF, from the coding sequence ATGAGCAATCACCAACAAGCGAAAAAAGGCATGAACAAATGGCTTGTTACGCTCTTAACGATTGTCGTCATTGGTGCCCTTGGGGCTACGGCGTACGGTATGTTAAAGGATTCTAATCCGATGACCATGTACATGAAAGCTCAAAAGAACACGATGGAAGATCAGTTCGAGCGTATGGAAGACTACACAGGAAGTTATAAAGAGATTTATGACCGTCAATTAGAAGAAGCTTATGAGACAAAGGGATCTGTCACAATGGATCTTAATGTAAAGGGAGATCAGATTCAACAATCCTTCCCTCAAATGGGTATGATTCAAGGAATTATTTCTACTTTGAAAGTCGAGTATAATTCAAAAATTGACCCAGAATCAAAAGAAACGTTTGCTAGTGCAGATTTAACGATGCAAGGAAACAGCATTGCGAACGGAAGTTTCTATCAAAATGAAAACACAGCAGCTGTACAAGCACCATTTGTCTATGATAAATATTTCGCACTTGGAAATGACGAACTAGGTGCATTCCTAGAACGTATGGGAGAGTCAAGTGAAGGCATTAACGAACTTCCGAACTTTGCAGAGTACTCCCAGACGCAACTTTCATTCGAAGAAGTGGAAGAAATTATGCAAGATTACGTTGTGACCATAGGAAAGCAACTAAAAGAAGAACAATTCTCTCTTAACGAAGGAGCTACTTACGAAGGAGAGAAATACGATAAAGTAACCGTAGAGATCAGTGAAGAAGAAGCTCATGAAATGCTTGTTGCTGTTCTTGAAGAGTTAAAACAAGATGAACGCATTTGGGACATCCTTGATCAACAATCTGCTCTTCAGCAGGGTGTGAATTCTGTTTCAAATGAAGATATGAAAGCCGACATTGATGAGGCAATTGAAAACGTTGACTCGATTAAAATCCCTGGAGGGATTACAATCGAAGCTTATCTGAAAGATGATTTAGTAGCTCATCAAACATGGAACATGAGTCTTCAACCAGAGGACGCTGAAAAAGTAGCGATGGAAATCTCAACAGATTACGTGAAAGAAGATGAAGATCGTTATACAAGCTCTGCAGATATGACGTTTACACCAGAAAATGAAGAAGGTTCCGTTTCTGTAAGCTATAAAGAAGACGGGAAACCAAATAAAGATGGTCTTCATGTGGATCATACTATTGGTGTGAATTCAGAGATCCCATCTGAAACATTCACGATGGACCTTATCTTAAATTCTGACTTTACAGAGCAAGGGTCGAAAACCGACTTTAATGTGGAGTTATCTGGTGACGCTTTAGGTGAGCAGCCTATGCCAAACATCTCTGGTTTCGTTAACATGGAAACAACAGAAGAGGACGATGATAGCTACAATCGTAAGGTCGATTATGGGTTGAACTTTAGTATGGATGATCCGATGATGGGTGAAATGGCAGCGGATGTGGAACTGAACGTGGATCAGAATATTTCGTTCTCTGATGACCTTTCTTTCCCTGAATTAAAAGATGGCAACACTGTACGTGTGATGGACCAATCTGATCAGGAATTAGAGCAAATCGCACAAGATATTCAGCGTAACTTCCAGCAGCACATTGGATCTCTATTAGGTGGATTTGGCGGTTTAGGTGGATTCTAA
- a CDS encoding ABC transporter permease, whose product MNGFSLWRYEMRATVLRPAPLFLSFFIPLLIMLIAGLSLQNLFQEEEKQIQAAIVDHDQTFETKSLVNQLSEEERMKRALQLTPMSEKEAKEAFEKGDLAGVMTIPEGFTDSLRVGDNEPIAVMTNQDKPIDSTMLTVLLESGAKYISASQSAVNAVYDLHIKQLPKDERSARLEEAIVTFTLFALERNEAFEEQQVASGAAVGWQAHAFIAMTFTFVVFFTILFQALDGRTHTASINMRWRMLNLTFLHQVIVKQIKWWIILFALIELLMGISNLVVPVQFSLGLHAGMVLIAFWLSAFSAFLYGVTTHASIRSLTLLIVSLIGMVSAGALIPEIYLPTWLSQDGTPFSFTYEVFRLAFADQGDPLPYIGLFLWGVLFYIGATLAGFRKEKRDAYVSIFTSK is encoded by the coding sequence ATGAATGGGTTCTCGTTATGGAGATATGAAATGAGGGCAACCGTTCTTCGGCCTGCCCCTCTTTTTTTATCCTTTTTTATCCCTCTGCTCATTATGCTCATCGCTGGATTAAGCTTGCAAAATTTATTCCAAGAAGAAGAGAAACAAATACAAGCTGCAATTGTCGATCATGACCAAACCTTTGAGACCAAGTCTCTAGTGAATCAGCTCTCCGAAGAAGAACGAATGAAGCGAGCTCTGCAACTGACTCCTATGAGTGAAAAGGAAGCGAAAGAAGCGTTTGAAAAAGGGGACCTAGCCGGTGTGATGACAATTCCTGAGGGGTTTACGGATAGTCTCCGGGTTGGAGATAATGAACCAATCGCTGTCATGACAAATCAGGACAAGCCGATCGATTCAACCATGCTTACGGTCTTACTCGAATCAGGTGCGAAGTATATTTCGGCTTCTCAGAGTGCAGTGAACGCAGTCTATGATTTACATATTAAGCAATTACCCAAAGACGAACGAAGTGCAAGACTCGAGGAGGCCATCGTCACCTTTACATTGTTTGCCCTCGAACGAAATGAAGCATTTGAAGAACAGCAAGTCGCGAGTGGAGCGGCAGTAGGATGGCAAGCCCATGCTTTCATTGCCATGACCTTTACGTTTGTCGTATTCTTTACCATACTTTTTCAGGCGTTGGATGGGCGAACTCATACCGCTTCAATCAATATGAGATGGAGAATGCTTAACCTTACGTTTTTACACCAGGTCATTGTTAAACAGATAAAGTGGTGGATCATTCTGTTCGCATTAATTGAACTCCTGATGGGAATTTCCAATCTGGTGGTTCCGGTACAGTTCTCTTTAGGGCTGCATGCAGGGATGGTTTTAATTGCTTTTTGGCTTTCTGCCTTTTCTGCTTTTCTATATGGAGTGACCACTCATGCGAGCATCAGGTCTTTAACTCTTCTCATCGTTTCCCTTATTGGAATGGTCAGTGCGGGTGCTTTAATTCCTGAGATTTATTTACCCACGTGGCTAAGTCAGGATGGAACACCTTTTTCGTTTACGTATGAGGTTTTCCGTTTAGCATTTGCGGACCAGGGTGACCCCTTGCCTTATATAGGATTATTTCTTTGGGGAGTCTTGTTTTATATAGGAGCGACCTTAGCTGGTTTTAGGAAGGAGAAACGTGATGCTTACGTATCTATATTTACATCTAAATAA
- a CDS encoding ABC transporter permease, whose protein sequence is MLTYLYLHLNKWKKRPFLSLFVLLFPLIVTVSLFPFFQKAMEESAVPVALVDEDESRYSTTLTERVKDADRLRVLSMSFKEAERAVKKGTIEAAFILKEGFEETLQNGEIDDTITWIRSENSTLDVFAKEAIGAELMRLSLNAKAGNALMKWDSSATFEEGVQYADQFWNPEPLFQVAFEKRSPENVTEPSFTLSPWQGVMISLFFLYAWIAGIVFLRNMVWDLRSGRLQRIKMTQQTTRAYFAGHCFVLLLVGAATFLPATYALLTLSQTPILPVLEWSGWGVIVLLITLGITWFLFMGLGRKNGSILFLVLLATGSFVWTTAQLDWAFIWPHHWLIHKP, encoded by the coding sequence ATGCTTACGTATCTATATTTACATCTAAATAAGTGGAAGAAGCGTCCGTTTCTTAGTCTGTTTGTTCTTTTATTCCCACTCATTGTGACGGTTTCCCTTTTCCCTTTCTTCCAAAAAGCAATGGAGGAATCAGCCGTTCCCGTGGCTCTTGTTGATGAAGATGAGAGTAGGTATTCGACAACTCTCACAGAAAGAGTCAAAGATGCAGATCGGCTACGCGTTTTATCTATGAGCTTTAAAGAGGCAGAACGGGCTGTTAAGAAGGGGACAATTGAGGCGGCCTTTATCCTGAAGGAAGGATTTGAGGAAACGCTCCAAAACGGAGAAATCGATGATACGATTACATGGATCCGTTCTGAGAATTCAACCCTTGATGTATTTGCGAAAGAAGCAATAGGGGCTGAGTTAATGAGACTTTCTTTAAATGCAAAGGCAGGGAATGCTCTTATGAAATGGGATTCCTCGGCTACATTTGAAGAAGGTGTCCAGTATGCGGATCAGTTCTGGAACCCTGAACCACTGTTCCAAGTGGCTTTTGAGAAAAGATCGCCTGAGAATGTAACAGAACCTTCATTCACGCTGAGCCCCTGGCAAGGTGTTATGATCAGCTTGTTCTTTCTGTATGCTTGGATCGCAGGGATTGTATTCTTAAGGAACATGGTTTGGGACCTGAGGTCTGGACGATTGCAACGAATTAAAATGACGCAACAAACTACAAGGGCTTATTTTGCAGGTCATTGCTTTGTGCTTCTGCTCGTAGGAGCTGCAACGTTTCTCCCTGCCACCTATGCTCTATTGACATTGTCTCAAACCCCTATCCTACCGGTTCTGGAATGGTCCGGTTGGGGAGTCATCGTCTTACTGATCACGCTGGGCATAACCTGGTTTTTATTTATGGGACTCGGGCGTAAGAACGGAAGTATTCTTTTCCTGGTGCTCCTTGCTACTGGCTCATTTGTATGGACGACTGCCCAATTGGATTGGGCATTTATATGGCCTCATCATTGGCTCATTCATAAACCTTAA
- a CDS encoding ABC transporter ATP-binding protein → MIRFEDVSKWYKRKTVLHPFSLTVREGSSVGIIGPNGAGKSTFLKMVASLERPSKGTVSFYNEPYEKVIKQVRADIGYVPQDIALYEELTVKEQLSFWKKLEPRGVDEGFLEEMIQTLRLNEVFDQRINRLSGGWKRKVNMCIGLLKNPAICLLDEPTAGVDLAAKEDIIGWLQTLHSEGKTLLYISHDWYELNQLSDEYLLFASGAPVFQGSKDRLLVEKNELMQTYNQDAELSRILQYV, encoded by the coding sequence GTGATCCGATTTGAAGACGTATCGAAGTGGTATAAGCGAAAGACTGTTCTGCACCCATTCTCCCTCACGGTAAGAGAAGGGAGTTCTGTAGGCATTATTGGACCTAACGGGGCTGGGAAGTCAACGTTCTTAAAAATGGTCGCTTCACTGGAGAGACCCTCAAAGGGGACTGTATCTTTCTATAATGAACCTTATGAGAAAGTGATCAAACAAGTTCGGGCTGATATTGGGTATGTTCCACAGGACATTGCCCTTTACGAAGAATTAACCGTCAAAGAGCAACTCTCATTCTGGAAGAAACTAGAGCCTAGAGGAGTGGATGAGGGATTCTTAGAAGAAATGATCCAAACACTACGCCTGAACGAGGTTTTTGATCAACGGATAAACCGACTTTCCGGAGGATGGAAACGAAAAGTAAACATGTGTATTGGGCTGCTAAAGAATCCGGCTATTTGCTTATTAGATGAACCAACGGCTGGGGTAGACCTGGCCGCTAAAGAAGATATTATAGGCTGGCTTCAAACCCTCCACTCTGAAGGGAAAACCCTTCTATACATTAGTCATGACTGGTACGAATTGAACCAACTGAGTGATGAGTATTTGTTATTCGCTTCAGGGGCCCCGGTCTTCCAGGGGAGTAAGGATCGTCTGTTGGTTGAGAAGAACGAATTGATGCAAACGTACAACCAGGATGCAGAGCTTTCCCGCATTCTTCAGTATGTGTAA
- a CDS encoding TetR/AcrR family transcriptional regulator, with translation MNGFERRTELKKKKILHTAFELFSKYGVQKVSIQEIAKAAQVSQVTIYNYFGSKDQLLLEAVKLYGFERLKTFQDLIDDSSLSFEEKIRHIITSKTTDMLNFDLDFMQTLMSNQPEIKEFANEFAQNHSIPVFMKLIDQGKEEGVVNHSLSANMIMFYINMYHQTMRNQREMFHDKESTQQFTEELLQLFFYGISGQQNLN, from the coding sequence ATGAATGGTTTTGAACGAAGAACCGAACTTAAGAAGAAAAAGATCTTACATACAGCTTTTGAGCTGTTTTCTAAATATGGTGTTCAGAAAGTAAGTATACAGGAGATTGCAAAAGCCGCCCAAGTCTCCCAAGTAACGATTTATAATTATTTTGGAAGCAAAGACCAACTTTTGCTCGAAGCCGTTAAACTGTATGGCTTTGAACGCCTTAAGACATTTCAGGATTTAATCGATGACTCCTCTCTTTCTTTTGAGGAAAAAATTCGTCATATTATCACATCGAAAACGACAGACATGCTAAACTTTGACCTCGATTTCATGCAAACGTTGATGTCAAACCAACCAGAAATTAAAGAATTCGCTAATGAATTTGCTCAAAACCACTCTATTCCTGTGTTCATGAAGCTAATTGACCAAGGTAAAGAAGAAGGCGTTGTGAATCATTCTTTATCTGCGAATATGATTATGTTTTACATCAACATGTATCACCAAACGATGCGCAATCAGCGTGAAATGTTTCACGATAAAGAAAGCACTCAACAATTCACTGAAGAATTGCTCCAATTATTCTTTTACGGCATCAGTGGACAGCAAAACCTAAATTAA
- a CDS encoding GMC family oxidoreductase, protein MAKTSYDICIVGAGAAGSVIAAHLSKTNLNVVMLDAGPHRNPEQDFASDELEMEKLFWNEPRVSVGQDPLDLYRSTSGKGVGGSAVHYTAQLLRFHPSDFQTRNSEGIGEDWPISYEDVVPYYEDMTNRLSLSGPNRFPWPEFGGKYPYPAHHDLSNNTLKFREGCERLGMNHAVSPLAILSAPLEDRHPCINRGFCEEGCMPNAKTTPLNTFIPEALKGGVTLLPEATVTHLTTDKTKRVKTVHYKMDGDPHEIDAKVVVLACYAIEAPRLLLHSKSEDFPQGLANSSGLVGKYLMTNLNDRLIAKFPEEIRMYRGNPVQALTMDPYLSGKEKGFKRGFILNSYGMRPMRLATLFLENDETCIGENMRMRMLDYNHFASFAMLGEVVPQASNRVTLTDQLDEYGVPIPKVTFSYHENDHRIREEAKETLKLIASAAGGEPMYHLRAHAHLMGGCRMGNDPESSVVNSYGQSHDIDNLFIAGAPTFVTAPSANPTLTIYSLAKRSAEYIERYVKEMG, encoded by the coding sequence ATGGCGAAAACTTCATATGATATTTGTATCGTAGGGGCCGGAGCAGCTGGATCTGTGATTGCTGCCCATTTATCTAAGACGAATTTAAACGTTGTCATGCTCGACGCAGGTCCTCACCGGAACCCTGAGCAAGATTTCGCAAGCGATGAACTTGAAATGGAGAAACTGTTCTGGAACGAGCCGCGAGTCAGTGTAGGACAGGATCCTCTCGACTTGTACAGAAGCACTTCCGGTAAGGGAGTTGGGGGAAGTGCGGTTCATTACACCGCTCAACTTTTAAGATTTCATCCTAGTGATTTTCAAACACGTAATTCAGAAGGCATTGGAGAAGATTGGCCGATTTCCTACGAAGATGTAGTGCCTTACTATGAAGACATGACCAACCGCTTGTCTCTTTCTGGACCAAACCGATTTCCATGGCCCGAGTTTGGTGGAAAGTATCCTTATCCGGCACATCATGACCTTTCCAATAATACGTTAAAATTTCGTGAGGGGTGTGAGAGGCTCGGCATGAATCATGCAGTCTCCCCTCTAGCGATCCTCTCTGCTCCACTAGAAGATAGACATCCTTGTATTAATCGTGGATTCTGCGAAGAAGGGTGCATGCCGAACGCGAAAACAACACCTTTAAATACGTTTATACCAGAAGCTCTAAAGGGCGGTGTGACTCTTTTACCAGAAGCCACGGTCACTCATCTGACCACTGACAAGACCAAACGCGTTAAGACTGTCCATTACAAGATGGATGGAGATCCTCACGAAATTGACGCAAAAGTCGTCGTGCTCGCTTGTTATGCCATTGAAGCACCGAGACTTTTACTTCATTCAAAGAGCGAGGACTTCCCTCAAGGGTTGGCTAATTCTTCTGGTCTTGTAGGCAAGTACTTGATGACAAATCTTAACGACCGTTTGATCGCCAAATTCCCTGAAGAAATAAGAATGTACAGAGGAAATCCGGTCCAAGCGCTAACCATGGACCCATATTTAAGCGGGAAGGAAAAGGGGTTTAAACGTGGGTTCATTTTAAATTCGTATGGCATGCGTCCGATGCGATTGGCGACCCTATTTTTAGAAAACGATGAGACGTGCATTGGTGAGAATATGAGAATGAGAATGCTCGATTACAACCACTTTGCAAGCTTTGCGATGTTAGGTGAAGTTGTTCCTCAAGCCAGTAATCGAGTCACGTTAACAGACCAGCTTGATGAATACGGTGTCCCTATTCCGAAGGTCACGTTCTCTTATCACGAAAATGATCACCGCATACGGGAAGAAGCGAAGGAAACGCTGAAATTAATTGCTTCAGCAGCGGGTGGTGAACCGATGTATCACTTACGAGCTCATGCCCATCTTATGGGAGGTTGTCGGATGGGGAATGATCCTGAATCATCTGTGGTCAATAGTTATGGACAGAGTCATGACATCGACAATTTGTTTATTGCTGGAGCACCGACCTTTGTAACCGCCCCTTCTGCTAATCCCACCTTAACCATTTATAGCTTAGCCAAGCGCTCAGCAGAATACATTGAAAGATATGTCAAAGAGATGGGCTAA
- a CDS encoding gluconate 2-dehydrogenase subunit 3 family protein translates to MEQQHPKRTYYPTYDVMSEKKEWDPVTQEVLFSRIHPSDGAILTPDMKRTLQALAKTLFPSHLGEQTLSLTMVLDQRLTHRKLKAFPKGTDLSKEEIILKGLTFMEQESITEHGKTFYMLDESIRNKLVRKWRESDGDPSIWAEVHSDLFFSTVSAEIVKIIYSDPSIWSDIGYGGPAFPRGYYAFGPHQFDEWEAKPHGENFI, encoded by the coding sequence ATGGAGCAACAACATCCGAAACGAACGTATTATCCTACTTATGACGTGATGAGCGAGAAGAAGGAATGGGATCCTGTTACTCAGGAGGTACTGTTTTCGCGCATTCACCCATCAGATGGGGCCATCTTAACCCCGGATATGAAAAGGACTTTGCAGGCTTTAGCTAAAACATTATTTCCCTCCCACCTCGGGGAGCAAACCTTGAGTCTGACTATGGTATTAGACCAGCGTTTAACTCATAGGAAGCTAAAAGCTTTCCCTAAAGGAACCGATTTATCCAAAGAAGAAATCATCTTAAAGGGACTAACGTTTATGGAACAAGAGTCCATAACGGAGCATGGAAAAACCTTTTATATGCTTGATGAGAGCATAAGGAACAAGCTTGTAAGAAAGTGGAGGGAAAGCGACGGTGACCCAAGTATTTGGGCAGAAGTTCATAGCGACCTCTTCTTCTCAACGGTATCTGCTGAAATTGTGAAGATCATTTACTCTGACCCATCTATATGGTCAGATATCGGATATGGCGGTCCCGCTTTCCCACGAGGTTATTACGCATTTGGTCCTCACCAGTTTGATGAGTGGGAGGCTAAGCCTCATGGCGAAAACTTCATATGA